One Brassica napus cultivar Da-Ae chromosome C4, Da-Ae, whole genome shotgun sequence genomic region harbors:
- the LOC106416846 gene encoding uncharacterized protein LOC106416846 — MLRKKLLSGLMYKNKLNSQRGRIVVHGIKKDGVLRRKSLQCGGAWMARDHTGNVLFHRRDAFTPSTSRLAAELRGIIWVLQSANDLHLHTICIASDHSETIEAISTPGSWPRFRCLLEKIGALCSLFSSVAFEVEGAHANIIARDIAKSMLKDGRFQSYLALGGPAWLHQRIAAEASRQD; from the exons ATGCTGAGGAAGAAGCTTCTCTCTGGTTTGATGTATAAGAATAAGCTAAACTCACAGAGAGGCAGAATAGTAGTCCACGGGATAAAGAAAGATGGTGTCCTCCGACGCAAG TCACTGCAATGTGGAGGAGCGTGGATGGCGAGGGATCATACTGGTAACGTCTTATTTCATAGACGTGATGCCTTCACTCCCTCGACTTCCCGATTGGCTGCAGAACTTCGAGGCATCATCTGGGTCTTGCAGAGTGCAAACGACCTGCACCTTCATACAATATGCATAGCTTCAGACCATTCGGAAACGATAGAGGCGATATCAACACCGGGTTCTTGGCCACGGTTCCGCTGCTTGTTAGAGAAAATTGGAGCATTGTGTAGCCTCTTTTCCTCTGTTGCTTTTGAAGTTGAGGGAGCACATGCCAATATAATAGCTCGTGATATTGCTAAGAGTATGCTGAAGGATGGGCGGTTTCAGTCCTACCTCGCTTTAGGAGGACCAGCATGGCTTCATCAACGTATCGCCGCAGAAGCTTCAAGACAAGACTAA